One segment of Ipomoea triloba cultivar NCNSP0323 chromosome 12, ASM357664v1 DNA contains the following:
- the LOC115998898 gene encoding cyclin-dependent protein kinase inhibitor SMR6: MGFSKKHQVEGGKESEGKKWVIAGIAIRVPLKPISTKPPPASEESEENECSTTPTARDSRIPEKLPCPPAPRKRRPASSTCHFNGARDFFIPPDLESVFIRHVERAN; this comes from the coding sequence ATGGGGTTTTCGAAGAAGCATCAAGTGGAGGGGGGCAAGGAATCGGAGGGCAAGAAATGGGTTATCGCCGGAATCGCTATCCGGGTTCCTCTGAAACCGATATCAACAAAGCCGCCGCCGGCGAGTGAAGAGTCGGAGGAGAATGAATGCTCGACGACTCCGACGGCCAGGGATTCACGGATACCGGAGAAGCTTCCTTGCCCGCCGGCCCCCAGAAAACGCCGGCCGGCAAGCTCAACCTGTCATTTCAACGGCGCCCGGGATTTCTTTATTCCGCCGGACCTCGAATCGGTATTCATACGCCATGTGGAGAGAGCAAATTAA